GGGGGTAGAAGCCCCTGCCGTCAGGGGTATGGCGGACACAAGCTCATACGGCGCTAATATATAGACCACTCTCAGGCGGCCACCTGCGGGTACATAAAAATAGAAGCCTTCCTGAATAGGGAGGCTTCTATTCTTTATATGCTTATCTGTACCTATTTTTGAGGATGAGGTTTATTTTTCGCCACTTAATGAGGGCCCGGCCAGGTCGATTAAAAATATTGAACGGGTGAGGCTAAATTTTTGAGTAAGGCAGCGACGCTCCAGGCTGCGGTTACGCTGGACTTAGGATTTTTAGGGTCAATCTTGGAGCTGATTTCAATAACGGCCTTGGCTTGGGGATTTTCTACTGTCACTTGGTGGGTGTTCCCCTCTTTGCCGGGTTGGCTGATTAAGCGGACTTGTGTTTTTTCTGCACCACAGGTGACTAAGCCGGCGGCTACACTGACATTGGTGTTTTTGGGAAATCCGGCAATGGCTTCTTTAGCATTGCCTTCAAAGGCGATGACTTCCTTGTCGGTGGCCAGGTCCTTGCCCTTTAAGTAAGGGGCGCCATTTAGGCTTTTTGGCGATTTTGTGCTTTGGACTTCTGCTTTTGCGTCTCCCATGAGAAAGAGGGTCTGCATAATATCAAAACCGCCGATGGCACCGCTTGTGATGTGAATTTTTTGCCCTGCCTGCTTAGCGCTTTCTTTGAGCTTGGCAAAAAGGTCTTCATCTGCCAGGGAACCCACAGAGGTAATAACCAGGTCCTTGTGGGCTTTTAAAATGCGGTCGCCATAGCTCTGCACGGCACCAACACCGGCAATTTCAACGACGATTTGAGCATCGCTGGTTAAGACGGCCTCAAAATTATCAAAGAGGGGTAGGCTGGTGCCCCCTATTTCAATGTGGTCGCCTTCTAAAATGCGGTCATAGATACCTATGAGCTCATAATCTTCCTTTAAATGATTCAAGACGGCTGAGACTAAAATTTTACCTAAGGCCCCATAACCGATGATAGCTAATTTTTTCATTGTGTACTCTGTCCTCCATAGGATGATTACTTTACCAAAAAACCTTTTTCTTCCAGCATGTCACCCACTTCATCCAAGGTCTCCTCATCATCAGCATATACTGTGTGAAAATGGTAGCCGTTGGTAATGTTTTTTAAGGGCCTGCTGACACTGTTGTAAATATTGTCCATAAAATTTTTAACATCTTTTCGTGATTTCACATCCAACCGGGCGCTGATTTTGCCATAGAAGCGGTGTTCGACGAAGACGTCTTCGCAAGTGGCGCCCAGGTCGACGATGAGGTTGAGTTCGTCAGTGATTTGGTCATCTCGGTGTTGACATTTAAAGACCCGCCGATAGCCCTTGCTGCTTTCTATATAGTAGCCCCGGTTGGTGGATACAATGGGGACGTCCTTGGCTCTTAATAGGCTGATGTCTTGGACAATGACTTGTCGGGAAACATCAAATGCCTTGGCCAAGTCATCTCCGGCGATCGGTCCGGGAGCTTCTTTTAAGCGTTTGGTCAGGGCTTTTAATCTCTCATCTTTACTCAAGGTCACGGCCAAGCTCCTTCATGGATAGGTCTAAGACCGGGGCTGAGTGCGTCAGGGCTCCGCTTGAGATAATGTCTGCCCCCAGGTCCTTATATAAGTGCAGATTGGTTAAATCAATATTGCCGGATAACTCTACAAGGGCGCGTCCGCCAATAAGCTCGATGGCTTTTTTCATCTTTTCCGGGGTCATATTATCGAGCATGATGATATCGGCCCCTGCCTCCAGGGCTTCTTCCACCTGGTCCATACTTTCAACTTCCACTTCAATTTTACGGACGAAAGAAGCATAATTCCTTGCTTTCTCAACGGCGGCTTTAATGCTGCCTGCGGCCTGAATATGGTTATCCTTGAGCATGAGACCGTCTGTTAAATTGTAGCGATGGTTGCCACCGCCGCCGACGGTGACGGCGTATTTTGCAAAAAGACGGAAGTTGGGCGTTGTTTTCCGGGTGTCGACGATTTTGCTCTTACTCTCGCCCAGACAATCAACCATTTGTCGCGTATAGCTGGCAATGCCGCTCATCCTTTGCAAAAAATTAAGGGCAACGCGCTCGCCGGTCAGCAGGGTTCGTAATTGGCCGCGAACCGTTGCAATATGGTCTCCCTTGCGGACCGGGTCTCCGTCTTTTTTGAAAAATTCAAGGCTGCTTTGCTGGTCCAGTAAGCTGAAGACCCGTTCAAAAACAGGAAGCCCGGCAATGATGCCGTCTCCCTTGGCGAGCAGTTTGACATGGCCCCTTGCTTCTGCGTCGATAATGGCATTGGTGGAGATGTCTTCTTCGTTAATGTCTTCTTTTAAGGCCGTTAAGATATAAGGATCGATGAGGAAAAAGGGTAAACGATTGGTCACGGCTGGCCTCCTTGTCAAAACTTTTTAGCTGCAAATGTCAAGCATCCGGTCAAGGGGAAGTTTGGCGCGTTCGGCGAGGGCAGGGTCTACATGGACTTCATTTTTTCCGCTTTCTAACACATCAATGATCTTATCGATGGTCACTCGTTTCATGCCTTCGCAGATCATTTCCGGGAAGATAAAAGTTTTATCGGGATAGGTCTTGTCTAATTCGTAGCGCAGGCCCTCTTCGGTAATAATGATGTTAAGGTCTTTATTCAAGTCTTTTACGGCCTCTATCATCCCTTTTGTGGACCCCTTATAATCGACCAGGTCGAGGACTTCTGGCCTACATTCCGGATGGGCAAGGATGGCTGCATCAGGATAGCGCTTTTTTAGCTGTTTGATTAAATCGGGAGTAATTCCGTCATGAACTGGGCAGCAGCCTTGATTGTTAATAAAGTGCTTTTCCGGGAAAAACTTTTCAATATTACGGCCTAAGTTTCCATCCGGTATGAAGAAAATATTTTTGCTCTCGATGGCCCCGACAATTTTAGCGGCATTAGAAGAGGTGCAGCAGTAGTCTGAATTGGCCTTGATTTCTGCGGTGGAATTGACATAGCAAACGACGGCCAAGTCCTCGTACTTTTCTCTCATCTCTTTGATTTGCTGGATGGTCACCATGTGGGCCATGGGACAATCGGCCTTAGGATCCGGCAGGTAGACTTGCTTATCCGGGTTTAAAATTTTAACCGTTTCCCCCATAAAAGAAACGCCGGCCATGACGATCCGCTTGGCATCAATGGTGGTT
This genomic interval from Peptococcus niger contains the following:
- a CDS encoding aspartate dehydrogenase domain-containing protein, whose translation is MKKLAIIGYGALGKILVSAVLNHLKEDYELIGIYDRILEGDHIEIGGTSLPLFDNFEAVLTSDAQIVVEIAGVGAVQSYGDRILKAHKDLVITSVGSLADEDLFAKLKESAKQAGQKIHITSGAIGGFDIMQTLFLMGDAKAEVQSTKSPKSLNGAPYLKGKDLATDKEVIAFEGNAKEAIAGFPKNTNVSVAAGLVTCGAEKTQVRLISQPGKEGNTHQVTVENPQAKAVIEISSKIDPKNPKSSVTAAWSVAALLKNLASPVQYF
- a CDS encoding transcription repressor NadR, which encodes MTLSKDERLKALTKRLKEAPGPIAGDDLAKAFDVSRQVIVQDISLLRAKDVPIVSTNRGYYIESSKGYRRVFKCQHRDDQITDELNLIVDLGATCEDVFVEHRFYGKISARLDVKSRKDVKNFMDNIYNSVSRPLKNITNGYHFHTVYADDEETLDEVGDMLEEKGFLVK
- the nadC gene encoding carboxylating nicotinate-nucleotide diphosphorylase → MDPYILTALKEDINEEDISTNAIIDAEARGHVKLLAKGDGIIAGLPVFERVFSLLDQQSSLEFFKKDGDPVRKGDHIATVRGQLRTLLTGERVALNFLQRMSGIASYTRQMVDCLGESKSKIVDTRKTTPNFRLFAKYAVTVGGGGNHRYNLTDGLMLKDNHIQAAGSIKAAVEKARNYASFVRKIEVEVESMDQVEEALEAGADIIMLDNMTPEKMKKAIELIGGRALVELSGNIDLTNLHLYKDLGADIISSGALTHSAPVLDLSMKELGRDLE
- a CDS encoding KxYKxGKxW signal peptide domain-containing protein, with translation MRKKGKRLVTAGLLVKTF
- the nadA gene encoding quinolinate synthase NadA, which codes for MERKTLDALKNEKDAVILAHYYVDDDVQAAADHVGDSFTLAKLATTIDAKRIVMAGVSFMGETVKILNPDKQVYLPDPKADCPMAHMVTIQQIKEMREKYEDLAVVCYVNSTAEIKANSDYCCTSSNAAKIVGAIESKNIFFIPDGNLGRNIEKFFPEKHFINNQGCCPVHDGITPDLIKQLKKRYPDAAILAHPECRPEVLDLVDYKGSTKGMIEAVKDLNKDLNIIITEEGLRYELDKTYPDKTFIFPEMICEGMKRVTIDKIIDVLESGKNEVHVDPALAERAKLPLDRMLDICS